The following coding sequences lie in one Oncorhynchus kisutch isolate 150728-3 linkage group LG27, Okis_V2, whole genome shotgun sequence genomic window:
- the smg7 gene encoding nonsense-mediated mRNA decay factor SMG7 isoform X4: MNLCAQYLRQAEALKADMTDFKLGAAEVWTSRQALQDLYQKMLVTDLEYALDKKVEQDLWNHAFKNQITTLQSQAKNRANPNRSEVQANLSLFLEAASGFYTQLLQELCTVFNVDLPCRVKSSQLGIISNKQTNTSAIVKPQPSSCSYICQHCLVHLGDIARYRNQTSQAESYYRHAAQLVPSNGQPYNQLAILASSKGDHLTTIFYYCRSIAVKFPFPAASTNLQKALAKAVESRDEVKTKWSVSDFIKAFIKFHGHVYLSKSLEKLNNLREKLEEQFQRLILQKAFSSQQLVHITIINMFELHHLRDFGNETDDQSFSSEEQIGWFQLLGLFMSFLGVMCSRALLNKNRGEEIMGECPLPAIKVSLDWLKLRPTVFQDGAVDRRQYVWPWLVSILNSFQPKEEDVSCASLTPLPEEFELQGFLALRPALRTLDFTKGHQGVAVDKEGLPVRARHQRLISLGKWVADNQPGLIQYKVSDGLLLFITDIEELAIEEPQEKDAPVLQESSNSEQTPNEGNMGLKSVLSMGKTQNSVLEIGERPVVTFKENIKPREQSREPSRNHHQKEAGKERRDFGKGNGVPGKGEQKRDGKRKSEVKKNSHEKAADAGKQVKAQSDMRKTPVSEARKTPVTQTQTTCSSQFIPIHHPGAFPPLPSRQGFPPPAYVIPPPVAFSMNPGFTFSTGMSVPGPFLQSASHPQQPGAQQVQVQTGKPSHIPYSQQRPSVPGAMNQGAPQGQPQQQPSQTMQQVQLQVQALVQQQQSPTKPVQPVQLGKSPPHHPGMQQYMQVDQAGQMWGQQHQTQPTMQKMQAMQMPVKQPYYMGSPQDPLKLFEQQQYAMQTVPQQNSMDKKMKYPDVKMQDFYWDPSYRMGDNRPMVGERMGKRLPPGAFHPDQDNTPRGPPFELPNQSRMESGSEVMGQSSSLMPLSGFPIQESSYQNNSIFSQAYGKNMAPNPKTEAPMLHQEPSLYSLFEGTPWSPSLPASSDHSTPASQSPHSSNPSSLPSSPPTHNHGSIPFSNFGPIGTPDNRDRRMVDRWKVEKTPVSGFGLDYLPSASSSSDHRTPENSWHQGNTPSSSWAAQELPMEDSSTVLLDSLKSIWSSSMMQPGPSALEQLLMQQKQQRGRGTMNPPH, from the exons ATGAACCTCTGCGCCCAATATTTACG GCAGGCAGAGGCCCTGAAGGCTGACATGACAG ATTTTAAGCTTGGTGCAGCAGAGGTCTGGACTTCAAGGCAAGCGCTTCAGGACTTGTACCAGAAGATGCTGGTGACTGATCTGGAGTATGCTTTGGACAAGAAAGTGGAGCAAGATCT CTGGAACCATGCTTTTAAAAATCAAATAACAACACTACAGAGTCAAGCCAAGAACCGAGCCAACCCCAATAGAAGTGAGGTGCAGGCCAATCTGTCCCTATTTCTCGAAGCAGCTAGTGGATTCTACACACAA TTACTACAGGAGCTGTGTACCGTGTTCAACGTGGACTTGCCTTGCCGTGTGAAGTCATCTCAGCTTGGAATTATCAGCAATAAACAGACCAACACCAGCGCCATTGTAAAACCCCAACCCAGCTCTTGCTCTTATATCTGCCAGCATTGTCTCGTCCACCTCGGAGACATCG CACGATATCGCAACCAAACCAGCCAAGCGGAGTCCTATTACAGACACGCAGCTCAACTTGTCCCTTCAAATG GTCAGCCTTACAATCAGCTGGCCATCCTGGCCTCCTCTAAAGGGGACCACCTCACAACGATATTCTACTACTGCAGGAGCATTGCCGTCAAGTTCCCTTTCCCTGCAGCCTCCACCAACCTGCAGAAAGCTCTCGCTAAAGCTGTTGAAAG CCGCGATGAGGTCAAAACAAAGTGGAGTGTGTCAGATTTCATCAAGGCCTTCATCAAGTTCCATGGTCACGTTTACCTGAGCAAGAGCCTGGAGAAGCTTAACAACCTGAGAGAAAAGCTGGAAGAACAGTTTCAG CGGCTGATTCTGCAGAAAGCCTTCAGCTCCCAGCAGCTGGTCCACATCACAATTATCAACATGTTTGAGCTGCACCATCTGAGGGACTTCGGCAATGAAACAGATGACCAGAGCTTCAGCTCCGAGGAGCAAATCGGCTGGTTCCAACTTCTCGGTCTCTTCA TGTCATTTCTTGGTGTCATGTGTAGCCGAGCACTGCTGAACAAGAACCGAGGAGAGGAGATCATGGGAGAATGTCCATTGCCAGCCATCAAGGTGTCCCTGGACTGGCTCAAACTACGACCTACCGTTTTTCAGGATGGTGCCGTGGACAGACGACAGTA TGTTTGGCCTTGGCTGGTGTCCATTCTGAACAGTTTCCAACCAAAGGAAGAGGATGTTTCCTGTGCATCAT TGACTCCACTTCCAGAGGAGTTTGAACTGCAGGGGTTTTTGGCTCTCAGGCCAGCGCTAcg GACCCTTGACTTCACTAAAGGCCACCAGGGTGTTGCTGTGGACAAGGAGGGTCTGCCAGTCCGTGCCCGTCATCAGAGGCTCATCAGCCTGGGGAAATGGGTGGCAGACAACCAGCCAGG GCTGATTCAGTACAAAGTCAGCGACGGCCTGCTGCTGTTCATCACCGACATTGAGGAATTGGCCATCGAGGAGCCCCAGGAGAAGGATGCCCCTGTGCTCCAGGAGTCCTCCAACAGTGAGCAGACCCCCAACGAGGGCAACATGGGCCTGAAGTCAGTCCTGTCCATGGGCAAGACCCAGAACAGTGTGTTGGAGATCGGCGAGAGGCCCGTGGTGACCTTCAAGGAGAACATCAAGCCCCGGGAGCAGAGCAGGGAGCCCAGCCGCAATCACCACCAGAAGGAGGCAGGGAAGGAACGGAGGGACTTCGGCAAAGGCAACGGGGTGCCGGGAAAAGGAGAGCAGAAGAGGGATGGCAAGAGGAAGAGTGAGGTGAAGAAGAACAGCCATGAGAAAGCTGCAGACGCAGGGAAACAG GTGAAAGCCCAGTCGGATATGAGGAAGACGCCAGTGTCTGAGGCCAGGAAGACTCCAGTCACTCAGACCCAGACTACCTGCTCCTCCCAGTtcatccccatccaccacccgGGAGCCTTCCCTCCACTGCCCAGCCGACAAG GTTTCCCCCCTCCGGCCTATGTGATCCCTCCTCCTGTGGCGTTCTCCATGAATCCGGGCTTTACCTTCTCTACGGGCATGTCTGTCCCCGGGCCGTTCCTGCAGTCGGCCTCCCACCCTCAGCAGCCCGGTGCCCAGCAG GTGCAGGTTCAGACTGGGAAGCCGTCGCACATTCCATACAGCCAGCAGAGGCCGTCAGTGCCAGGGGCGATGAACCAAGGGGCCCCCCAGGGCCAGCCCCAGCAACAGCCTTCTCAGACCATGCAGCAGGTGCAGCTCCAGGTCCAGGCTCTTGTCCAACAGCAGCAGTCACCCACCAAGCCCGTGCAGCCAGTACAGCTGGGCAAAAGCCCACCTCACCATCCAGGGATGCAGCAG TACATGCAGGTAGATCAGGCTGGACAGATGTGGGGCCAGCAGCACCAGACCCAGCCCACCATGCAGAAGATGCAGGCCATGCAGATGCCTGTCAAGCAGCCCTACTACATGGGAAGCCCCCAGGACCCCCTCAAGCTCTTTGAGCAACAGCAGTACGCCATGCAGACGGTGCCCCAGCAGAACAGCATGGACAAGAAGATGAAGTACCCGGATGTGAAAATGCAGGATTTTTACTGGGACCCTTCCTACCGCATGGGGGATAACAGACCGATGGTGGGGGAGAGGATGGGCAAGCGGCTGCCCCCCGGGGCCTTCCACCCAGACCAGGACAACACACCCAGAGGGCCTCCTTTTGAG TTGCCAAATCAGTCAAGAATGGAAAGTGGCTCTGAGGTGATGGGCCAGTCATCTTCTCTCATGCCCTTATCTGGGTTCCCAATTCAG GAGAGTTCCTATCAAAACAACAGCATTTTCAGCCAGGCCTATGGGAAGAACATGGCTCCCAACCCCAAGACCGAAGCTCCCATGCTTCACCAGGAACCTTCTCTCTACTCCCTGTTTGAAGGAACTCCATGGTCCCCGTCCCTTCCTGCCAGCTCAG ACCACTCTACACCAGCAAGCCAGTCCCCCCATTCTTCCAACCCAAGCAGTTTACCTTCTTCTCCACCCACGCACAACCATGGCTCCATCCCCTTCTCTAACTTCGGCCCCATAGGAACACCCGACAACCGAGACAGGAGGATGGTCGACCGCTGGAAGGTGGAAAAGACGC CTGTGAGTGGGTTTGGTCTGGACTACCTTCCCTCTGCGTCGTCGTCTTCAGACCACCGAACCCCTGAGAACAGCTGGCACCAGGGGAACACCCCCAGCAGCTCCTGGGCCGCCCAGGAGTTGCCAATGGAAGACTCCTCCACTGTGCTCCTGGAcagtctgaag